From the genome of Leptolyngbya iicbica LK, one region includes:
- a CDS encoding DUF3685 domain-containing protein, whose product MTASPINLFLVDEDPVFRLGLKIWLEQRADFTVVGEASDRSATLTTLSELQAAATSSATDAGISTPSPAVDLVVIDLGLGQDQPDQVMGLELCSEIKQQFPELAVLILSAQTAPVLQAAAQQMGADGFGTRDLPVRDLARLIVQTARPAPAVAPEASSDIVLPKVLEGPIAYLNRTSIEQIDAAMTDIEQVAQEQLSYWYRLVLAGKYRELRAARWLVQRMLPVRGTSASPTQSMPPLNEMVQTSTNGSQTPFISPAALADAASRAIARQRPLVPVAVGDVRSRVCEAVFLKLQFPLDNRSDVPLEIDILRPDKTRELLYTVLRSFETLLDDLQRANILPGQLEDQFPTLLRDLWNNVTVDFFGRYYTPAADGIEQPMVVVLQQDEAIVDTAILAKIPDVTTLLAHLLFQAPIEIAGASYMATTPEALRRSQFLLENLLIQVACAVMQPVLNHYPDVENLKRSLYQRRIISTRDITRFRNELSWRYRWDELVNEPKAMFESEYRLFAMTPNGLQTHTIYAPRQTELESLSGLKYALTFALEARDAIAPRVRAAISLAGSTVVFVLTEVIGRGIGLIGRGIVKGVGNTWQDIRLRQRQQDEP is encoded by the coding sequence ATGACCGCGTCTCCCATCAATCTGTTTCTTGTGGACGAAGATCCCGTCTTTCGGCTGGGGTTGAAGATTTGGCTAGAGCAGCGGGCTGATTTTACCGTCGTGGGAGAAGCGTCGGACAGAAGTGCGACGCTGACGACCTTAAGTGAATTGCAGGCCGCTGCTACGAGCAGTGCCACTGACGCCGGTATCAGTACCCCCTCTCCCGCAGTCGACTTGGTGGTGATTGATTTAGGTCTGGGTCAAGACCAACCCGACCAAGTCATGGGTCTGGAGCTGTGCAGCGAAATCAAACAACAGTTTCCAGAACTGGCGGTCTTAATTTTGAGTGCGCAAACGGCCCCCGTGCTGCAAGCCGCCGCCCAGCAAATGGGGGCAGACGGCTTTGGCACACGGGATCTACCAGTGCGAGACCTGGCACGACTGATCGTACAAACGGCGCGACCCGCTCCGGCGGTGGCTCCTGAGGCGAGCAGCGATATCGTCTTGCCTAAAGTTTTGGAAGGCCCGATCGCTTATCTTAATCGCACCTCAATTGAACAGATTGACGCTGCCATGACCGACATCGAGCAAGTGGCCCAAGAGCAGTTGTCGTATTGGTATCGGCTGGTGCTGGCGGGCAAATACCGCGAGCTGCGAGCAGCACGGTGGCTGGTGCAGCGCATGTTGCCCGTGCGGGGGACGAGCGCTAGCCCGACTCAGTCCATGCCGCCCTTAAACGAAATGGTGCAGACGTCTACTAACGGCTCCCAAACTCCTTTTATCTCCCCAGCGGCCTTGGCAGATGCGGCCAGTCGGGCGATCGCGCGTCAGCGGCCCCTCGTCCCCGTGGCGGTTGGCGATGTGCGATCGCGGGTTTGCGAGGCCGTCTTTCTCAAACTCCAGTTTCCCCTCGATAATCGTAGCGATGTGCCACTAGAAATTGACATTTTGCGGCCCGATAAAACGCGCGAACTGCTGTACACCGTGCTGCGATCGTTTGAGACCCTGTTGGATGATTTGCAGCGGGCCAACATTCTGCCCGGACAGCTTGAGGATCAATTCCCCACCTTACTGCGCGATCTGTGGAATAACGTCACGGTGGACTTTTTTGGGCGGTATTACACCCCTGCCGCCGACGGCATCGAGCAGCCCATGGTGGTCGTGCTACAGCAGGATGAGGCGATCGTCGATACCGCGATTCTGGCTAAAATTCCCGATGTGACGACGCTGCTGGCTCATCTCCTATTCCAAGCGCCGATCGAAATTGCAGGCGCATCTTACATGGCAACCACCCCCGAAGCTCTGCGCCGCAGCCAATTTTTGCTAGAAAATCTCTTGATTCAAGTTGCCTGCGCCGTAATGCAGCCTGTGCTCAACCACTATCCCGATGTGGAAAACTTGAAGCGCAGCCTCTATCAGCGCCGCATCATTTCCACCCGCGACATTACCCGCTTTCGTAATGAGCTGTCGTGGCGTTACCGCTGGGACGAATTGGTCAATGAGCCCAAAGCCATGTTTGAAAGCGAGTATCGGCTCTTTGCGATGACCCCCAATGGGCTGCAAACCCATACGATTTACGCCCCCCGCCAAACAGAGTTGGAATCCCTCTCGGGTTTGAAATATGCGCTGACCTTTGCGCTGGAGGCGAGGGATGCGATCGCCCCCCGCGTCAGAGCC